A stretch of the Streptomyces ortus genome encodes the following:
- a CDS encoding S8 family peptidase, whose product MDTVQTAPRRPELVWSLRGRRPEDIGVTADEERPGSAREGEDARGRGVRVCVVDSGVESGHPLVGRVDGAWAVTKDEHGIGVTETAATDSCGHGTACAGIIRRIAPECELYSVQVLGRTFGGTGDVLLAGLRWAIHEGFDVINLSLSTTRARFVEELRVLADEAYFRRTVIVASAHNSTVESFPWRFASVISVGSHAEDDPDLHLYNPSPPVEFFAPGQNVQVAWLGGTTIRTTGNSFATPYITGLCARVLSRHRRLTSFQLKNALYLSAANVHTGMRGAS is encoded by the coding sequence ATGGACACGGTACAGACGGCGCCGCGCCGCCCCGAACTGGTGTGGAGCCTGCGCGGCAGGCGACCCGAGGACATCGGTGTCACCGCCGACGAGGAGCGCCCCGGGTCGGCACGGGAGGGGGAGGACGCCCGCGGACGCGGTGTCCGTGTGTGCGTCGTCGACTCCGGTGTGGAGTCCGGCCATCCGTTGGTCGGCCGGGTCGACGGCGCCTGGGCCGTGACGAAGGACGAGCACGGGATCGGCGTCACGGAGACCGCGGCCACGGACAGCTGCGGTCACGGCACGGCCTGCGCGGGGATCATCCGCAGGATCGCGCCGGAATGCGAGCTCTACAGCGTGCAGGTGCTCGGCAGGACGTTCGGCGGGACCGGGGACGTCCTGCTAGCGGGCCTCAGGTGGGCGATCCACGAGGGTTTCGACGTCATCAACCTGAGTCTGTCCACGACCCGGGCACGGTTCGTCGAGGAACTGCGTGTCCTCGCCGACGAGGCGTACTTCCGCCGGACCGTCATCGTCGCCTCGGCCCACAACTCCACGGTGGAGAGCTTCCCCTGGCGGTTCGCGTCGGTGATCTCCGTGGGCAGCCATGCGGAGGACGACCCCGACCTGCACCTCTACAACCCCAGTCCGCCGGTGGAGTTCTTCGCTCCGGGCCAGAACGTCCAGGTCGCCTGGCTCGGCGGCACGACGATCCGCACGACGGGCAACAGTTTCGCCACGCCGTACATCACGGGACTGTGCGCCCGTGTCCTGTCCCGGCACCGCAGGCTGACGAGCTTTCAGCTCAAGAACGCGCTCTACCTTTCCGCGGCCAACGTACACACCGGTATGAGGGGTGCTTCGTGA
- a CDS encoding aroma-sacti cluster domain-containing protein: protein MSERLEEPLAAGGPDDRGDDTLRALEIHGFGLAALTEEQRQVLRDLSAEELELVLDLKDRLDEAGPEVQAHSEIAGGALF from the coding sequence ATGAGCGAACGCCTGGAAGAACCCCTGGCAGCCGGCGGTCCCGACGACCGCGGGGACGACACGCTCCGCGCCCTGGAGATCCACGGCTTCGGACTCGCCGCACTGACCGAGGAGCAGCGCCAGGTGCTTCGGGACCTGAGCGCGGAGGAGCTCGAACTCGTCCTCGACCTCAAGGACCGGCTCGACGAGGCGGGCCCCGAGGTGCAGGCGCACAGCGAGATCGCCGGCGGAGCGCTGTTCTGA
- a CDS encoding MsnO8 family LLM class oxidoreductase, translating to MTTTSRHAPRSADPAEPSLPLSVLERGGHPAGTSAEQAVRDMVDTARTADAHGYRRFWVAEHHAVRTSASSSPAVLIAHIAARTERIRVGSGGVMLPNHPPYTVAEQFATLQTLHPGRIDLGIGRPSGGSTEAHRLLEAALRRAPGAGTGFPAQIDELLGVLFRRGPDRNRFHSLPLTPRSATPPEVHVLGAGTTSARLAGERGLPFVYGHHLSRSVCRPEAVEGYRAAFRPDPDHPGQDGSRPHLAVSVHVVCAETDELAESLALRTAVHLAVHSGNTTSLGPLSPAREEHLARRILDEYQVVHGAPAKVAAELEALAALFAADELMIAPFEVSGEARARTLRHTARARVTSPARRAARR from the coding sequence ATGACCACGACCTCCCGGCACGCGCCGCGGTCCGCGGACCCCGCCGAACCGTCCCTGCCGCTCTCCGTGCTCGAACGGGGCGGCCATCCGGCCGGAACGAGTGCCGAGCAGGCGGTCCGGGACATGGTGGACACGGCCAGGACCGCGGACGCGCACGGCTACCGGCGCTTCTGGGTCGCCGAGCACCACGCCGTGCGCACGAGCGCCAGCAGCTCCCCCGCCGTGCTGATCGCGCACATCGCGGCGCGGACCGAGCGGATCCGGGTGGGTTCGGGCGGGGTGATGCTGCCCAACCACCCGCCGTACACGGTCGCCGAGCAGTTCGCCACCCTGCAGACCCTCCACCCCGGGCGCATCGACCTGGGCATCGGCCGCCCCTCCGGCGGCAGCACCGAAGCCCACCGGCTGCTGGAGGCGGCCCTGCGGCGGGCCCCCGGGGCCGGCACCGGGTTCCCCGCACAGATCGACGAACTGCTGGGTGTCCTGTTCCGCAGGGGCCCTGACCGCAACCGCTTCCACTCCCTGCCGCTGACGCCGCGGTCCGCCACCCCGCCCGAGGTCCACGTCCTGGGCGCCGGCACGACCAGCGCCCGCCTCGCCGGGGAACGCGGACTTCCCTTCGTCTACGGCCACCACCTCAGCCGCTCCGTCTGCCGCCCGGAGGCCGTGGAGGGCTACCGGGCGGCGTTCCGGCCGGATCCGGACCACCCCGGGCAGGACGGCTCCCGGCCCCACCTCGCCGTCTCGGTCCACGTGGTGTGCGCCGAGACCGACGAACTGGCCGAGTCGTTGGCCCTGCGGACCGCCGTCCACCTGGCCGTCCACTCCGGCAACACCACCTCCCTCGGCCCGCTGTCCCCGGCCCGGGAGGAACACCTGGCCCGCCGGATCCTCGACGAGTACCAGGTGGTGCACGGCGCCCCCGCGAAGGTCGCCGCCGAACTGGAGGCGCTGGCCGCCCTGTTCGCCGCGGACGAGCTGATGATCGCGCCCTTCGAAGTCAGCGGTGAGGCCCGCGCCCGCACGCTGCGCCACACGGCACGGGCCCGCGTGACGTCACCGGCCCGGCGTGCGGCCCGCCGATGA
- a CDS encoding iron-containing redox enzyme family protein, whose amino-acid sequence MGTAVSTAAGLRARLALTEPMVRAATDALWRPTGLAPRYATYLAVMHGVIRASVPLMERAATLCAALRPHDPVAAPLERYLRVHAEEERGHDDWLLTDLAALGDTALGDTAAAVAGEQPPPATARFVGAQYYWIEHHHPVALLGYIAVLESNAPARRLADHIVSSGVPEASLRTVRAHAELDDGHTADLFELLDVLPLTPVLRRAVTTSALHTVDGLVGLFGRIAGEPRPTHRLPEGTYPS is encoded by the coding sequence ATGGGCACCGCGGTGAGCACCGCCGCCGGCCTCCGGGCGCGGCTCGCGCTCACCGAGCCGATGGTGCGGGCGGCCACCGACGCACTGTGGCGGCCCACCGGACTCGCCCCGCGCTACGCGACGTACCTCGCGGTGATGCACGGCGTGATCCGGGCCTCGGTCCCGCTCATGGAACGCGCGGCCACGCTGTGCGCCGCGCTCCGCCCGCACGATCCGGTAGCCGCACCGCTGGAGCGCTACCTCCGAGTCCACGCCGAGGAGGAACGCGGCCACGACGACTGGCTGCTGACCGATCTCGCCGCGCTCGGCGACACCGCGCTCGGCGACACCGCGGCGGCCGTCGCCGGCGAGCAGCCGCCGCCGGCGACCGCCCGGTTCGTGGGGGCCCAGTACTACTGGATCGAGCACCACCACCCGGTAGCCCTGCTCGGATACATCGCCGTACTGGAGAGCAACGCCCCCGCTCGCCGGCTCGCCGACCACATCGTCTCGTCGGGTGTCCCCGAGGCCTCGCTGCGCACCGTCCGCGCACACGCCGAGCTGGACGACGGACACACCGCCGACCTCTTCGAGCTGCTCGACGTCCTTCCGCTGACGCCCGTCCTGCGGCGGGCCGTCACCACGAGCGCCCTGCACACCGTGGACGGCCTCGTCGGGCTGTTCGGCCGGATCGCAGGGGAACCACGCCCGACCCACCGCCTCCCGGAAGGAACGTACCCGTCATGA
- a CDS encoding adenylate/guanylate cyclase domain-containing protein, with protein MRCAACDRAMPSGARFCPSCGVPVGRAGAAAPAEERKIVTVVFCDLVGSTALSGVLDPETLRTVVLRYFDRMRAPLEECGGTVEKFIGDAVMAVFGVPVTHEDDARRALSAALAMLDAVHDLNENELHPTLGIRLAVRIGVNTGPAVTSTDVSTRQALVAGETVNVAARLEQHAAEGEVLIGPETRRAAGPSARSEPVGPLRLKGKTAPVTAYRLLAVAEDDPRLSRRFDVPLVGRTAELGLLRQALRDVTGGHDAPNVLVVHGEAGMGKTRLVHEWLRDTGPACAQGSGRCRPYGEHGSLAPLADAVREVLRHFPDIRDPAGADEDTDGDTDERDEIRQALALLAGGLLEDGTPNPSVDDTCAAAGDLLAALARRRPVVLVVDDCQWASDVLLDVLGTLAADLTASPVLFVCLARPDLLDRRSEWASTGRAARSLSLPGLTAHEAATVAETLMEVGAHGSGAAVAEDTAAGSGVPAHVLEAAGGNPLHLEHLVAAVMEHGSGYRAGGADGLPTTLQALLGARIGALGRAERTTLDLAAVVGREFTADDVAALAERDRDGVPADVLVGAPAGASTGGDAVPSLRGGVEAALVRLRGHRLVDVPDVPDGSGRETPVLRFSSGLLHEVTYHSMAKRARAERHEHLAAQLAARPPDATARDGDRTQDRPGNRTEDRPGNRTEDRTVEASAAMAGHLEHAYRYRTELGLAGPRTEALRRAAAHLLVESGTRALARSDLAWADGLLRRALGLARDGEPDRIAATRGLGEVCLATGRTDEGCSLLRDVLTAPAPHLVETAHARLALSVVSADLAGGTPGEIAHRTMAVFERAGDELGQARAAVRLAQERQFEGRHEAADLLLSRGLEHALRSGAEPERALALGAMGISLWRGPAPVPGATARARTLLAEHGEQRPTVRLTLNCPLAVLFALGERWQDAHTCLTRVRRLVDGLGYAEGAVVLPLFHATVEALAGDGRHALELLDEATAAAHALMADGLLAALHRESARLLLDAGGVDEAVAHLTAATGPGGAGGPDDLGTASPAPASPARSDAADLDGLLARIAVAEGRPADAVTLSERAVRHAVGTDSPVVRAIAWLDRSEVVRRTGGATQARAAAERAVTCFESKGHLPGARRAAAALDALDATPGRTGGGSRPGTAPLPDRTPKGP; from the coding sequence ATGCGGTGTGCAGCCTGCGACCGCGCGATGCCGTCCGGAGCACGTTTCTGCCCGTCCTGCGGCGTGCCCGTCGGCCGCGCGGGCGCGGCAGCCCCCGCCGAGGAACGCAAGATCGTGACCGTCGTCTTCTGCGACCTGGTCGGCTCCACCGCGCTCTCCGGAGTACTGGACCCGGAGACCCTGCGCACGGTCGTCCTCCGGTACTTCGACCGGATGCGGGCGCCGCTGGAGGAATGCGGGGGCACGGTCGAGAAATTCATCGGGGACGCCGTCATGGCCGTCTTCGGGGTGCCCGTCACCCACGAGGACGACGCCCGGCGGGCGCTGTCCGCGGCGCTCGCGATGCTCGACGCGGTACACGACCTCAACGAGAACGAACTGCACCCCACCCTGGGCATCCGGCTGGCCGTGCGGATCGGCGTCAACACCGGACCCGCCGTCACGAGCACAGACGTGTCCACCCGACAGGCCCTGGTTGCCGGGGAGACGGTCAACGTCGCCGCCCGCCTGGAACAGCACGCCGCCGAGGGCGAGGTCCTGATCGGTCCCGAGACCAGGCGGGCGGCCGGCCCCAGCGCCCGCTCCGAGCCGGTCGGCCCGCTGCGGCTCAAGGGAAAGACGGCGCCGGTGACCGCGTACCGGCTGCTCGCCGTCGCCGAGGACGACCCGCGGCTCTCGCGCCGCTTCGACGTGCCCCTCGTCGGCAGGACGGCCGAACTCGGCCTGCTGCGGCAGGCGTTGCGGGACGTGACAGGGGGGCACGACGCACCGAACGTCCTCGTCGTGCACGGCGAGGCGGGCATGGGCAAGACGCGCCTGGTCCACGAGTGGCTCAGGGACACGGGTCCCGCCTGCGCCCAGGGCTCCGGCCGTTGCCGTCCCTACGGTGAGCACGGAAGCCTCGCACCGCTGGCGGACGCGGTGCGGGAGGTGCTGCGGCACTTCCCCGACATACGGGATCCGGCCGGAGCCGACGAGGACACCGACGGGGACACCGACGAGCGCGACGAGATCAGGCAGGCGCTCGCGCTGCTCGCCGGCGGTCTGCTGGAGGACGGCACGCCGAACCCCTCGGTCGACGACACCTGCGCCGCGGCCGGCGACCTCCTGGCCGCGCTCGCCCGCAGGCGGCCGGTCGTGCTGGTGGTGGACGACTGCCAGTGGGCCTCGGACGTGCTGCTCGACGTCCTGGGCACACTGGCCGCGGACCTGACCGCCTCGCCCGTACTGTTCGTCTGCCTGGCCCGTCCCGACCTCCTGGACCGGCGCTCCGAGTGGGCGTCGACCGGGCGGGCCGCCAGGTCGCTGTCCCTGCCCGGCCTGACCGCACATGAGGCCGCGACTGTCGCGGAGACCCTCATGGAGGTGGGCGCGCACGGTTCCGGCGCGGCCGTCGCCGAGGACACCGCGGCCGGGTCGGGCGTACCGGCGCACGTGCTGGAGGCGGCGGGCGGCAACCCGCTCCACCTGGAGCACCTGGTCGCGGCCGTCATGGAACACGGGTCCGGCTACCGGGCCGGGGGCGCCGACGGGTTGCCGACCACCTTGCAGGCCCTGCTCGGCGCTCGGATCGGTGCGCTCGGCCGCGCGGAGCGCACCACTTTGGACCTCGCGGCCGTGGTGGGGCGGGAGTTCACCGCGGACGACGTGGCCGCGCTGGCCGAGCGCGACCGCGACGGCGTGCCCGCGGACGTCCTGGTGGGTGCCCCGGCGGGCGCCTCGACGGGCGGTGACGCCGTGCCGTCCCTGCGCGGCGGCGTCGAGGCCGCGCTCGTGCGCCTGCGCGGGCACCGACTCGTGGACGTGCCGGACGTGCCGGACGGGAGCGGACGGGAGACGCCCGTGCTCCGGTTCAGCAGCGGTCTCCTCCACGAGGTCACCTACCACTCCATGGCGAAGCGCGCCCGGGCCGAGCGGCACGAACACCTCGCTGCACAGCTCGCCGCCCGGCCGCCGGACGCGACCGCACGCGACGGGGACCGCACGCAGGACCGTCCGGGGAACCGCACGGAGGACCGTCCGGGGAACCGCACGGAGGACCGCACGGTGGAGGCGAGCGCGGCGATGGCCGGCCACCTGGAGCACGCCTACCGCTACCGGACCGAACTGGGCCTCGCCGGGCCCCGTACCGAAGCGCTGCGGCGCGCCGCAGCCCACCTCCTGGTCGAGAGCGGCACCCGTGCCCTCGCCCGCTCGGACCTCGCCTGGGCGGACGGCCTCCTGCGCCGGGCCCTCGGGCTGGCCCGGGACGGTGAGCCCGACCGGATCGCCGCCACCCGCGGACTCGGCGAGGTCTGCCTGGCCACCGGTCGCACGGACGAGGGGTGTTCCCTGCTGCGGGACGTCCTGACCGCGCCCGCCCCGCACCTCGTCGAGACCGCGCACGCGCGGCTCGCGCTCTCCGTGGTGTCCGCGGACCTCGCGGGCGGCACCCCAGGCGAGATCGCCCACCGGACCATGGCGGTCTTCGAACGGGCCGGCGACGAACTCGGCCAGGCCAGAGCGGCCGTCCGGCTCGCACAGGAGCGCCAGTTCGAGGGGCGGCACGAAGCCGCCGACCTCCTCCTGAGCCGCGGCCTCGAGCACGCACTGCGTTCGGGCGCCGAGCCCGAACGCGCCCTGGCGCTGGGAGCCATGGGCATCTCTCTGTGGCGTGGTCCCGCACCCGTGCCCGGGGCGACGGCCCGCGCGCGGACGCTGCTCGCCGAGCACGGCGAACAGCGGCCGACGGTCCGGCTGACACTGAACTGCCCGCTGGCGGTGCTGTTCGCGCTCGGGGAACGGTGGCAGGACGCGCACACCTGCCTCACCCGGGTACGACGACTCGTGGACGGCCTGGGCTACGCCGAGGGGGCGGTGGTGCTGCCGCTGTTCCACGCCACCGTGGAGGCCCTCGCGGGCGACGGGCGGCACGCGCTGGAACTGCTCGACGAGGCCACCGCCGCCGCGCACGCGCTCATGGCCGACGGACTGCTGGCCGCGCTGCACAGGGAGTCGGCGCGGCTGCTGCTGGACGCGGGCGGGGTCGACGAGGCGGTGGCCCATCTGACCGCGGCCACCGGTCCGGGCGGTGCGGGCGGTCCGGATGATCTGGGCACGGCCTCGCCCGCCCCGGCGTCACCGGCCCGCTCCGACGCCGCCGACCTCGACGGACTGCTGGCCCGCATCGCCGTGGCCGAGGGCCGGCCCGCGGACGCCGTCACGCTCTCCGAACGCGCCGTGCGCCACGCCGTCGGCACCGACTCGCCGGTCGTCAGGGCGATTGCCTGGCTCGACCGGTCCGAGGTCGTGCGGCGGACGGGCGGGGCGACGCAGGCGCGCGCGGCGGCGGAACGGGCCGTCACCTGCTTCGAGTCGAAGGGGCATCTGCCCGGTGCGCGGCGGGCCGCGGCGGCCCTCGACGCCCTCGACGCCACTCCCGGGCGTACCGGCGGCGGCTCCCGCCCCGGCACGGCTCCGCTCCCCGACCGGACACCGAAGGGCCCCTGA
- a CDS encoding GAF domain-containing protein, producing the protein MNDDNAGTDAANDLLSQELLRSVVDVARAIFGAAASSVFLLDEARHELVFQAVSGQGEDVLVGRRFPAKSGVAGWVVMSGEPVIVDDLSHRSDFDRAFAESTEYVPDALMAAPLTHEDRILGVLEVLDPAPQSRSSLDELDLLALFARQAAFALRVVLDRRRRAAGPDLCGEDLAAALRMAEDLRRLLGTST; encoded by the coding sequence GTGAACGACGACAACGCTGGGACCGACGCGGCGAACGACCTGCTCTCGCAGGAACTCCTGCGGTCCGTGGTCGACGTGGCGCGCGCCATCTTCGGTGCCGCCGCCAGCTCGGTGTTCCTGCTGGACGAGGCGCGGCACGAACTGGTCTTCCAGGCGGTCTCCGGCCAGGGCGAGGATGTTCTGGTGGGCAGGCGTTTCCCCGCGAAGAGCGGTGTCGCCGGCTGGGTGGTGATGTCCGGCGAGCCCGTCATCGTGGACGACCTGTCGCACCGCTCCGACTTCGACCGGGCGTTCGCCGAGTCCACGGAGTACGTGCCCGACGCCCTGATGGCGGCTCCGCTGACCCACGAGGACCGGATCCTGGGCGTGCTGGAGGTCCTGGACCCGGCTCCCCAGTCCCGGTCCAGCCTCGACGAACTGGACCTGCTGGCGCTGTTCGCCCGGCAGGCGGCCTTCGCCCTGCGGGTGGTGCTCGACCGCCGGCGGCGCGCGGCGGGACCGGACCTCTGCGGCGAGGACCTCGCGGCGGCCCTGCGCATGGCGGAGGACCTTCGCCGCCTGCTGGGAACATCCACCTGA
- a CDS encoding MFS transporter has translation MTTEAVRTDGGRTSVLRHNRPFRLLWVGQTLSGFGSSMAGVALPLVLLAGGHPPTSVAAVTTVVAVTGLLVRIPAGILSDHQDQRRLVIACDLVRLVVSAAVALFLLAGPLPMWLAIGAVIASASAMEVFKPSQFQLIRRVVSNEQIPTAVSLNQARAYGVSMAGPAAGGLLVGVYPALPFAVDAVTFLASALCVAAMVPRKRAATAPPKDPKDLSVPEPAVVPPAPPGPEPVRQAPAAGFRDRLTVGFRHLAHDPFLRRSTVFFSGMTVVFSMFGSALMLGVGDRPGGAAAVGYAFSSAALAGLLGSLAAPTLQRRLPLPVLVASGPAAAGALLTLAWLSGSTLAFVAAFSAMSLLVPAINAAVVSVMATSVPPEIYGRVTTANDFVVQLLQPCAPLAAALLLTTSSLAVTALVLAVSYVVLALLAFTLPTPTAAPIAPQEPTRSDA, from the coding sequence GTGACCACCGAGGCCGTGCGGACGGACGGGGGCCGGACCTCGGTGCTGCGCCACAACCGTCCATTCCGGCTGCTGTGGGTGGGGCAGACACTGTCGGGCTTCGGCTCCTCGATGGCCGGGGTGGCACTGCCGCTCGTCCTGCTGGCCGGGGGCCATCCCCCCACCTCCGTGGCCGCGGTGACCACGGTGGTGGCCGTCACCGGCCTGCTGGTCCGCATCCCCGCCGGGATACTGAGCGATCACCAGGACCAGCGCAGGCTCGTGATCGCCTGCGACCTCGTCCGCCTCGTGGTCTCCGCGGCCGTGGCCCTGTTCCTGCTCGCGGGGCCCCTGCCGATGTGGCTGGCGATCGGCGCGGTCATCGCCTCCGCGAGCGCGATGGAGGTGTTCAAGCCGTCGCAGTTCCAGCTGATCCGGCGCGTCGTCAGCAACGAGCAGATCCCCACGGCGGTGTCACTGAACCAGGCCCGCGCCTACGGAGTGTCGATGGCGGGCCCCGCGGCGGGCGGACTGCTCGTCGGGGTGTACCCCGCGCTGCCCTTCGCGGTCGACGCGGTCACCTTCCTGGCGTCGGCGCTCTGCGTCGCCGCCATGGTGCCGCGCAAACGGGCGGCGACCGCGCCGCCGAAGGACCCCAAGGACCTCTCGGTACCGGAACCCGCGGTGGTCCCGCCGGCCCCGCCCGGTCCGGAGCCGGTGCGGCAGGCGCCGGCGGCGGGGTTCCGGGACCGGCTGACCGTCGGCTTCCGGCACCTGGCGCACGACCCGTTCCTGCGCCGCTCCACCGTCTTCTTCAGCGGTATGACCGTGGTCTTCAGCATGTTCGGCTCCGCCCTGATGCTCGGGGTGGGCGACCGGCCCGGTGGAGCCGCGGCCGTCGGCTACGCGTTCAGCAGCGCGGCCCTGGCGGGGCTGCTGGGCTCGCTCGCCGCCCCCACCCTCCAGCGCAGACTGCCACTGCCGGTCCTCGTCGCCTCCGGACCGGCGGCCGCCGGCGCGCTCCTGACCCTCGCGTGGCTCAGCGGGAGCACCCTCGCGTTCGTCGCCGCGTTCTCCGCGATGTCCCTGCTGGTCCCGGCGATCAACGCGGCCGTCGTCTCCGTCATGGCCACCTCGGTCCCCCCGGAGATCTACGGCCGCGTCACCACGGCCAACGACTTCGTCGTCCAGCTGCTCCAGCCCTGCGCGCCACTGGCCGCCGCGCTGCTGCTGACCACCAGCTCGCTGGCGGTGACCGCCCTTGTCCTGGCGGTCTCCTACGTGGTGCTCGCGCTCCTGGCCTTCACCCTGCCGACGCCGACCGCCGCCCCCATCGCTCCCCAGGAGCCCACCCGGAGTGACGCATGA
- a CDS encoding MsnO8 family LLM class oxidoreductase, protein MSVADPMTDDAPDPTVPPVPRSVLELGGRLPETGAERSFQDMVDTAETADAYGYARFWVAEHHSSHRTASGVPAVLIAHIAARTERIRVGSGGVMLPNHPPLTVAEQFATLQAMYPGRIDLGLGRSVAGPVRPDGLMEAALRRDPLGAAEFPERIDELMGFLLDRGPERHRFHALPLTPRPSSPPEVHVLGAGEGSARIAAERGLPFAYGHHLGRSKCRPAATAHYRSAFRAARAGGRPYLVVSVNVVCAGTDEEAERLALHTSARLGGPYREAAADTTLSPAQALQVARRTLAENQVVLGAPTKVNAELDALARRSGADELMLVPYELTGAARCRTLRLAAAPRHTPPWEPRGRPTAAPDRRLTH, encoded by the coding sequence ATGAGCGTGGCCGACCCGATGACCGACGACGCTCCGGACCCGACTGTCCCGCCTGTGCCCCGGTCCGTGCTCGAACTCGGGGGCCGCCTCCCGGAGACCGGGGCCGAGCGCTCCTTCCAGGACATGGTGGACACCGCGGAGACGGCCGACGCGTACGGCTACGCGCGCTTCTGGGTCGCCGAGCACCACTCCTCGCACCGGACCGCGAGCGGTGTACCCGCTGTGCTGATCGCGCACATCGCGGCGCGGACCGAGCGGATCCGGGTGGGTTCGGGCGGGGTGATGCTGCCCAACCACCCTCCTCTGACGGTCGCCGAGCAGTTCGCCACCCTCCAGGCGATGTATCCCGGACGGATCGATCTCGGCCTCGGCCGGTCCGTGGCCGGGCCCGTGAGGCCGGACGGACTCATGGAAGCGGCCCTGCGCCGTGATCCGCTCGGCGCGGCCGAGTTCCCGGAGCGGATCGACGAACTCATGGGCTTCCTGCTGGACCGTGGACCGGAGCGGCACCGCTTCCACGCGCTGCCGCTGACGCCCCGTCCGTCGAGCCCGCCCGAGGTCCACGTCCTGGGCGCCGGCGAGGGAAGCGCGCGGATCGCCGCGGAGCGGGGGCTGCCGTTCGCCTACGGCCATCACCTGGGCCGTTCCAAGTGCCGGCCGGCGGCGACGGCCCACTACCGCTCCGCCTTCCGGGCGGCACGGGCGGGCGGAAGGCCGTACCTCGTCGTCTCGGTCAACGTGGTCTGCGCCGGGACCGACGAGGAGGCCGAGAGGCTGGCCCTCCACACCTCTGCGCGGCTGGGCGGCCCCTACCGGGAGGCCGCCGCGGACACCACGTTGTCCCCGGCCCAGGCCCTCCAGGTGGCCCGCCGGACCCTCGCCGAGAACCAGGTGGTCCTCGGCGCGCCGACGAAGGTGAACGCCGAACTGGACGCACTGGCCCGCCGGTCGGGGGCGGACGAGCTGATGCTGGTGCCGTACGAACTCACCGGCGCCGCACGCTGCCGCACGCTGCGCCTGGCGGCGGCCCCCCGGCACACGCCCCCGTGGGAACCACGCGGACGGCCGACCGCGGCCCCGGACCGACGACTCACCCACTGA
- a CDS encoding flavin reductase family protein gives MRSTPSLTPGAATRDALRAVLGQFATGVTVVSAGRDLPQGMTANSYTSVSLDPPLVLVCVARTAAVHATVLAERHFAVSILRSGQDHVARYFSDHRRPRGPGAFDTIGAFTGRVTGTPLITGALAWLECALTAVYDGGDHSILLGEVRDLARGTPGEPLTYFAGSFRP, from the coding sequence ATGAGGAGCACCCCGTCCCTCACACCGGGCGCCGCCACCCGGGACGCCCTGCGCGCGGTGCTCGGGCAGTTCGCGACCGGAGTGACCGTGGTCAGTGCCGGGCGGGACCTCCCCCAGGGGATGACGGCGAACTCGTACACCTCGGTCTCTCTCGACCCCCCGCTCGTCCTGGTCTGCGTGGCCCGCACCGCGGCCGTGCACGCGACCGTGCTCGCGGAGCGGCACTTCGCGGTCTCCATCCTCCGCTCCGGCCAGGACCACGTGGCCCGGTACTTCTCGGACCACCGCCGGCCCCGGGGACCCGGCGCGTTCGACACGATCGGCGCGTTCACCGGGCGCGTGACTGGTACGCCGCTGATCACGGGCGCGCTGGCCTGGCTGGAGTGCGCCCTGACCGCCGTGTACGACGGCGGGGACCACTCCATCCTGCTCGGCGAGGTGCGTGACCTCGCCCGCGGCACCCCGGGCGAGCCCCTGACGTACTTCGCCGGCTCCTTCCGGCCGTGA